The Anopheles marshallii chromosome X, idAnoMarsDA_429_01, whole genome shotgun sequence genome includes a window with the following:
- the LOC128714055 gene encoding membrane-associated progesterone receptor component 1-like: MSGPETVASAPPTMDDQTADGSGSLLYDIVYDIISSPVNLALVGIISFLLYKISKSRQPPATLPPPPPELPRLRRDFTVAELKHYDGTQPDGRVLTAVNGNVYDVTKGKAFYGPGGPYAVFGGRDASRGLATFQITSMGSDEYDDLSDLNSHEMESMREWEMQFKEKYYLVGRLLKPGEKPTNYSDEDEDTPTDSSDVRKRTAAAVKAVDGSTASTGATSSHEAEKKSTESEKDGGGGGDATPKPEADKPKAE; the protein is encoded by the exons ATGTCCGGTCCGGAAACTGTTGCATCAGCGCCACCAACGATGGACGACCAAACGGCGGACGGTTCCGGCAGCCTGCTGTACGACATCGTGTACGATATCATCAGCAGCCCCGTCAACCTGGCGCTGGTCGGTATCATCTCCTTCCTACTGTACAAGATCAGCAAAAGCCGCCAGCCACCGGCAAcactgccaccgccaccgccggaGCTGCCACGGTTGCGCCGCGATTTTACGGTCGCCGAACTGAAGCACTACGACGGTACGCAACCGGATGGTCGTGTGCTAACAGCCGTCAACGGCAACGTGTACGATGTTACGAAGGGCAAGGCTTTCTACGGTCCAG GAGGACCGTATGCAGTATTCGGTGGCCGGGATGCATCCCGCGGGCTGGCTACATTCCAAATCACCAGCATGGGCAGCGACGAATATGACGACCTGAGCGATCTCAACTCGCACGAGATGGAATCGATGCGCGAATGGGAAATGCAATTCAAGG AAAAATACTATCTCGTCGGACGTTTGCTAAAACCGGGTGAAAAACCGACAAACTATTCCGATGAGGATGAAGACACACCGACCGACAGTTCGGACGTGAGAAAACGAACAGCTGCCGCTGTGAAAGCGGTGGATGGTTCGACCGCCAGCACCGGTGCAACATCGTCACACGAGGCGGAGAAGAAGAGTACCGAAAGTGAGAAggatggcggtggtggtggtgatgcgaCACCCAAACCGGAGGCAGACAAACCGAAAGCCGAATGA
- the LOC128714044 gene encoding uncharacterized transmembrane protein DDB_G0289901, producing MAVFLINVCKFNGCEKIFPSLTDLIHHIEDTHIDDSLAPEVTEKTQPTCLPLSYVLRFVTDNNRRDVVAAPVAVASNGTDRNNATQANGTGLRLTNTAASINQTADHHPHGTATTNSSTIANGGNGGIAVATTNGCTTDQNGTVASGGGGSGATGGGTEPTKNHLNQTVGTTDLKRKIAIKHHSYSIAASNRSTTPTGSEMDDDEMMVSESEDSNDSWTTEEFSSEFIMRYGSRRHSASGGGGGINSSNEKPFACPVPGCKKRYKNVNGIKYHSKNGHKKDGNRVRKAFKCYCGKSYKTAQRLKNHNMVVHAAATRNGSPVDGTSLAAAVPLTSPSLPSATLISPPVKSPPLCNGSSSPAASTSLSSSSSIVTAAAAIASSQIGTNANTTNATCTSPSTLTITQVTHKVPRALVLAANGAAATTPMTVSAATTVVGGTASTVTATPVTPTNVFPVSPTITAGVSPNSGAATSAGVSPVNIKYDNLGILTPATSPKLIAASLCQEVNQPLLQSTVASGAGGGNGAAATTVLGGLSLKTVSGSVTVGGTGGGSGGGGGGGGNTTNELVSATGGGNVGIALVVSSTTVGNEAKLNATGGNNKNAVLSASVTAGQLYAEET from the exons ATGGCTGTGTTTCTGATAAATGTATGCAAGTTCAACGGTTGTGAGAAGATTTTCCCAAGCTTGACTGATTTAATACACCACATAGAGGACACACATATAG ATGACTCACTGGCGCCCGAGGTAACGGAAAAGACACAGCCAACATGTCTTCCTCTCAGCTACGTGCTACGATTCGTAACCGATAACAACCGCCGGGATGTTGTTGCCGCACCGGTGGCAGTTGCCTCGAATGGCACCGACAGAAACAACGCCACCCAGGCCAACGGCACCGGTCTGCGGTTGACCAATACGGCCGCATCAATCAACCAAACGGCGGACCACCACCCGCACGGTACCGCGACAACCAATTCCAGCACTATCGCGAATGGTGGCAACGGTGGCATTGCGGTTGCCACCACAAACGGTTGCACTACCGACCAGAACGGTACGGTAGCGTCGGGTGGTGGCGGTAGTGGCGCTACCGGTGGTGGAACAGAGCCGACCAAAAATCACCTCAACCAAACGGTTGGCACAACCGATCTCAAGCGCAAAATTGCCATTAAACATCACAGCTACAGCATCGCGGCATCAAACCGTAGCACAACGCCAACAG GTAGCGAAATGGATGACGACGAGATGATGGTGTCCGAATCCGAGGACAGCAACGATTCTTGGACAACGGAGGAGTTCAGCTCCGAGTTTATTATGCGCTACGGAAGCCG ACGCCATTCTGCatcaggtggtggtggtggtataaATTCTTCGAACGAAAAACCGTTCGCCTGTCCGGTGCCGGGCTGCAAAAAGCGTTACAAAAACGTCAACGGCATCAAGTACCATTCGAAAAATGGTCACAAAAAGGACGGAAA TCGGGTCCGTAAAGCCTTCAAGTGCTACTGTGGAAAGAGCTACAAGACGGCACAGCGGCTGAAAAATCACAACATGGTGGTACATGCAGCGGCCACTCGGAACGGGTCTCCGGTCGACGGGACAAGCCTGGCCGCAGCGGTACCGCTTACATCGCCGTCTCTTCCGTCGGCCACGCTGATCTCGCCACCGGTCAAATCTCCTCCGCTATGCAACGGTAGTAGCAGCCCGGCCGCCAGCACCTCGCTGAGCTCTAGCAGTAGTATTGTGACGGCAGCCGCTGCCATCGCCTCTAGTCAAATCGGTACAAACGCAAACACTACTAACGCTACGTGTACTAGTCCATCCACACTTACTATAACGCAGGTAACACACAAGGTGCCACGTGCACTCGTACTGGCGGCAAACGGTGCCGCCGCTACCACACCGATGACGGTCAGTGCGGCTACGACGGTTGTGGGCGGTACGGCGTCGACAGTTACCGCCACACCCGTCACGCCGACCAACGTATTCCCCGTGTCGCCGACCATCACAGCCGGTGTGTCGCCCAACTCAGGTGCGGCCACGTCGGCCGGTGTGTCGCCGGTAAATATTAAGTACGACAATCTCGGCATCCTAACGCCGGCCACCTCGCCGAAGCTGATCGCTGCCAGCCTTTGCCAGGAGGTGAACCAGCCACTGCTACAGTCAACGGTCGCttccggtgctggtggtggcaaTGGTGCAGCCGCAACCACCGTCCTCGGTGGGTTGTCACTCAAAACTGTCAGCGGCAGTGTTACTGTTGGTGGAACTGGTGGTGGTTccgggggtggtggtggtggtggtggtaatacTACCAACGAGCTGGTTAGCGCTACCGGTGGTGGTAATGTTGGCATTGCCCTGGTCGTTTCATCCACCACCGTCGGGAATGAGGCGAAGCTAAATGCAACCGGTGGTAATAATAAGAACGCAGTGCTCTCGGCGTCGGTCACGGCTGGCCAGCTGTACGCCGAAGAGACGTAG
- the LOC128716844 gene encoding activin receptor type-2A, whose translation MRGLMHFLFYFSLLIVIKGSLSRARLAEGSLKCVSYQCKAGECKEGIDICEDTEPDRPVGCFVVWTTDNITNEVNVTLKGCFLNPTECNNTECIDTTTDPKNNFNYCCCRGSMCNKDHKWIPEATKAPEVLQSVEKESNIVLVVLITSISFVAACILVTWLYCTHHKQVMFNEIPTVEPDISNSSTNISHRPIDLKDIKARGRFGVVWRAQLGNQEVAVKIFPMQERQSWITEQEIFKLPRMNHTNILEFIGCEKRVDMASTDFWLITAYCENGSLCDFLKAHTVSWNDLCKIATTMARGLTHLHEEIQGSRTDGLKPSIAHRDFKSKNVLLKADLTACIADFGLALVFTPGKSCGDTHGQVGTRRYMAPEVLEGAINFTRDAFLRIDVYACGLVLWELVSRCTVHGGPVDEYRLPFEAELGPHPTLEEMQENVVMKKLRPRIFDPWRHHAGLIAICETMEDCWDHDAEARLSSSCVLERLLQYARFPTRQFFVANTTTNELPTKLATENL comes from the exons ATGCGAGgcttaatgcattttttattttacttttcct TGCTGATCGTAATAAAAGGATCGCTAAGTCGAGCGCGCTTAGCTGAGGGAAGTTTGAAATGTGTTTCGTACCAGTGTAAGGCGGGCGAATGTAAGGAAGGCATCGACATCTGTGAAGACACCGAACCGGATCGTCCGGTCGGATGTTTTGTCGTTTGGACAACGGACAATATTACAA ATGAAGTAAACGTGACGTTGAAAGGATGTTTCCTTAATCCTACGGAGTGCAATAACACCGAATGCATCGATACGACGACGGATCCGAAGAACAACTTCAACTACTGTTGTTGCCGTGGTAGTATGTGCAACAAGGATCACAAATGGATACCGGAAGCAACGAAAGCGCCGGAGGTGTTACAGTCGGTCGAGAAGGAATCGAACATTGTGCTGGTAGTGCTCATTACCTCCATATCGTTTGTCGCAGCGTGTATTTTAGTCACCTGGCTGTATTGCACACATCACAAACAGGTGATGTTTAATGAAATTCCAACG GTTGAACCAGACATTTCCAACTCATCCACCAACATATCGCACCGTCCAATTGATTTGAAGGATATTAAAGCACGTGGCCGGTTCGGAGTGGTGTGGAGAGCGCAGCTCGGTAATCAGGAGGTGGCTGTTAAAATCTTTCCAATGCAAGAACGCCAATCGTGGATTACGGAGCAGGAAATTTTCAAG CTGCCACGGATGAATCATACGAACATTCTTGAGTTTATCGGTTGTGAGAAGCGCGTCGATATGGCCAGCACAGACTTTTGGCTCATCACTGCCTACTGCGAGAACGGTTCGCTGTGCGACTTTCTCAAAGCGCACACGGTCAGCTGGAACGATCTTTGCAAGATTGCGACCACGATGGCGCGCGGTTTAACGCATCTGCATGAGGAAATACAAGGCAGCAGGACGGATGGTTTGAAGCCATCGATCGCACACCGTGATTTCAAGAGCAAGAACGTACTGCTGAAGGCGGATCTCACCGCATGCATTGCCGATTTTGGACTGGCGCTTGTATTTACGCCCG GAAAATCATGCGGTGATACACACGGACAGGTGGGTACGCGCCGCTACATGGCGCCGGAGGTTCTCGAAGGTGCAATCAACTTTACCCGTGACGCTTTCCTGCGCATTGACGTGTACGCGTGCGGGCTTGTGCTGTGGGAACTGGTATCACGTTGTACCGTGCACGGTGGACCGGTCGATGAGTACCGGTTGCCGTTCGAGGCGGAACTAGGCCCGCACCCAACGCTCGAGGAAATGCAGGAGAACGTGGTGATGAAGAAGTTGCGTCCGCGAATCTTCGACCCATGGCGTCATCATGCG ggaCTGATTGCGATCTGCGAAACGATGGAAGACTGCTGGGACCATGATGCCGAGGCCCGGTTATCGTCTTCCTGCGTGCTGGAAAGACTGCTGCAGTACGCTCGCTTTCCTACACGACAGTTTTTTGTCGCCAACACCACTACGAACGAGCTGCCAACGAAACTAGCAACGGAAAATCTTTAA
- the LOC128707575 gene encoding 39S ribosomal protein L32, mitochondrial, whose protein sequence is MSRLLNQLANTLRTLEYCLFGGNGFPPAALAMAQAAHLPECGRNPIGKAFTLRDLIGDGMLWAVPKHRRTVEKRHKRKYGSPEYKLKIFTPKIHLRSCVTCGSDHEVGVLCPTCYDKVRKETELMQEKIQNELGLEPVDKDVVVLYDRERDEQPAEFWEGKRIVEMEKPRPTWFSKNLLQKSTPSSPEPDELKPGHEKLG, encoded by the exons ATGTCTCGTCTTCTAAATCAACTAGCAAATACGCTTCGAACGCTTGAATATTGCCTATTCGGAGGGAATGGATTCCCGCCAG CCGCCCTAGCAATGGCTCAAGCCGCACACCTACCGGAATGTGGCAGAAATCCCATAGGCAAGGCGTTTACTCTACGCGACCTCATCGGAGACGGAATGCTTTGGGCAGTACCGAAGCATCGCCGTACGGTGGAGAAACGGCATAAGCGAAAGTATGGATCGCCCGagtacaaattaaaaatattcacacCCAAAATACATCTCCGATCGTGTGTTACGTGCGGCAGTGATCATGAAGTAGGCGTGCTATGTC CAACGTGCTACGATAAGGTTCGAAAGGAAACCGAGTTGATGCAGGAGAAAATTCAAAACGAGCTCGGATTGGAACCGGTTGATAAGGATGTGGTGGTACTGTACGATCGTGAACGCGATGAACAGCCAGCCGAGTTTTGGGAAGGCAAACGGATCGTTGAGATGGAAAAACCGCGACCTACATGGTTTAGCAAAAATTTGCTGCAAAaatcaacaccatcatcacccgAACCGGATGAGCTGAAACCGGGACACGAAAAGTTGGGCTAG
- the LOC128709769 gene encoding alpha-ketoglutarate-dependent dioxygenase alkB homolog 7, mitochondrial gives MFTGFCCIRAGINHNLAVLIRYVPELYAVRQLHQTIAPYCNNRIQSDVAKDIVPPSCVKFFGQWPEADRETFSKDMRVLDNFVDEKEENSLLEEIEPYLKRLRYEFDHWDDAIHGYRETEKKHWYPANRAILDRIVSVAFDGTAMPYVHVLDLAEEGIIKPHVDSVRYCGNTIAGISLLSDSVMRLVRTNDEEQTNEEYRQIFSQERHKKYWADILLPRRSLYVMKHMARYKFTHEILSAKESLFRDKMVKKTRRISIICRNDP, from the exons ATGTTCACCGGCTTCTGCTGTATACGCGCTGGAATAAACCATAATTTGGCCGTATTAATTCGATATGTGCCGGAGTTGTATGCAGTTAGGCAGTTGCATCAAACGATCGCACCGTATTGTAATAATCGCATCCAGTCGGACGTTGCCAAAGATATTGTCCCTCCCAGCTGTGTAAAATTTTTCGGACAATGGCCAGAAGCAGATCGTGAAACGTTCAGCAAAGATATGCGCGTGCTTGATAATTTTGTCGATGAAAAGGAGGAAAACTCACTACTGGAAGAAATAGAACCGTACCTGAAGCGACTGCGATACGAATTCGATCACTGGGATGATGCGATTCACGGCTACCGCGagacagaaaagaaacactgGTATCCGGCCAATCGGGCTATTCTAGATCGTATCGTATCCGTTGCCTTTGACGGAACCGCAATGCCTTACGTTCATGTGCTAGATTTAGCAGAGGAGGGTATCATAAAACCGCACGTCGATAGTGTACGG TATTGTGGCAACACCATAGCAGGAATTAGTTTGCTCTCGGACTCCGTGATGCGACTGGTGCGAACGAACGACGAAGAACAAACGAATGAGGAGTATCGGCAAATATTTTCCCAGGAGCGTCACAAAAAGTATTGGGCTGATATATTACTACCGCGTCGATCGCTTTATGTGATGAA ACACATGGCACGGTACAAATTTACGCATGAAATTCTGTCCGCCAAGGAGTCTCTGTTTCGGGATAAGATGGTCAAGAAAACGAGACGCATATCAATAATCTGCCGAAATGATCCATAA
- the LOC128710317 gene encoding glutathione S-transferase theta-1-like translates to MSKNLKYYYDLMSQPSRALWIFLEKTKIPYEQRMVNLGKGEHLTEEFKAINRFQKVPCVTDSQIKLAESVAIFRYLCREYKVPDHWYPADSRRRALVDEYLEWQHHNTRALCATYFQYMWLRPRMFGSKVDPKRAEQYREQMESCLDFIEGEFLGGGSRFIVGDEISVADLLAVCEIEQSRMAGYDPCDGRPNLTQWMARVRESTNPFYDQAHKLVNKIAQDTTSKHKL, encoded by the exons ATgtcgaaaaatttaaaatattactacGATCTTATGTCCCAGCCATCCCGGGCGCTGTGGATCTTTTTGgagaaaaccaaaattccCTACGAACAGCGTATGGTGAACTTGGGCAAGG GCGAACATCTTACCGAAGAGTTTAAAGCGATCAACCGATTCCAGAAGGTACCGTGCGTCACCGACAGCCAGATCAAGCTGGCCGAGAGTGTGGCGATCTTTCGCTATTTGTGCCGCGAGTATAAGGTACCGGATCATTGGTACCCAGCCGATTCTCGACGCCGTGCCCTCGTGGACGAGTATCTGGAGTGGCAGCACCATAATACGCGTGCCCTCTGTGCCACTTACTTCCAGTATATGTGGTTGCGACCCCGTATGTTCGGCAGCAAGGTGGATCCGAAACGGGCCGAACAGTACCGAGAGCAGATGGAAAGCTGTCTGGACTTTATCGAGGGGGAGTTCCTGGGCGGTGGATCGCGTTTTATCGTGGGGGATGAGATTTCTGTGGCCGATTTGTTGGCGGTGTGTGAAATCGAACAATCGA GAATGGCCGGCTATGATCCGTGCGACGGTCGCCCCAATCTAACGCAATGGATGGCAAGGGTACGCGAATCAACCAATCCGTTCTACGATCAAGCGCACAAGCTTGTCAACAAAATTGCTCAAGATACGACCTCCAAACACAAATTGTAA
- the LOC128714348 gene encoding uncharacterized protein LOC128714348 produces the protein MGYLLKHPATKALCISKILNSKRMLADHIEALEICLKLQHDINIGQKSVLPRKAVCAGAILILAGYLLTILFLRFSPAFKTKQWQMVVSAASALLFGVIATGDIIHYRALAKITSLIQSIETYDHTMKKMLMLSYEMIFGNQTLFIANVSVSEKLMLQMCTGNCIKAIYDIYGFVTVLEKKTKLREEYYQFYDPLETLESCNIFKQEIPNLSMAKELYNIFLYMQSHCLLRLSLAIVSDAKMGDVKVETNRLISCLTSHTDELIKQMALTRISHQGDVLPAANVKDTSLKQLLAVKHQSVELSVKLTANVQQMILVDENIQRLVTPETWQGRSQLQHTARNLATVQSYFLTRMEECERLLIMVKKLLNQSENAKQNEPEPEKEPAQERAFEEPHSEAQNSAHEPKDEFFINTGAEGEEEAHDSAAALQVEEDEISKRLMKKQFKPILQQLRERLVPVEESFKERERVALELKGIKLQDEEESHGGLNVTSKQDTLDTDDESDWEEMEAISKSKNQNKYKADRDFLAGKQQISLLASLPKGVQMDETILE, from the exons ATGGGTTATTTACTAAAGCACCCAGCTACGAAAGCGCTCTGCATTTCGAAGATACTTAATTCCAAGCGTATGCTGGCAGATCATATAGAGGCGCTTGAAATATGTCTCAAACTGCAACATGACATAAATATCGGCCAGAAATCGGTGCTGCCCCGCAAAGCCGTTTGTGCTGGAGCTATTCTAATCCTAGCGGGGTAT CTGCtaacaatattatttcttaGGTTCTCGCCtgcttttaaaacaaaacagtggcAGATGGTAGTTTCTGCCGCCAGCGCTTTACTGTTCGGTGTTATCGCGACTGGGGATATCATTCACTACAGAGCTCTGGCTAAAATTACAAGTCTCATCCAGTCGATCGAAACGTATGACCACACAATGAAGAAGATGCTGATGTTGTCGTACGAAATGATATTTGGGAATCAAACTTTATTCATTGCTAATGTAAG TGTAAGCGAGAAGTTAATGCTTCAGATGTGTACCGGAAACTGCATCAAGGCCATCTACGACATTTATGGCTTTGTCACAGtattagaaaagaaaacgaagctACGCGAGGAGTACTACCAATTTTACGACCCACTGGAGACGCTCGAAAGCTGTAACATATTTAAACAAGAAATACCCAATCTTAGCATGgcaaag GAGTTGTACAACATATTTCTGTACATGCAATCTCATTGCCTGCTGCGTCTGTCGCTTGCAATTGTGAGCGATGCAAAGATGGGCGATGTAAAGGTCGAAACCAATCGGCTCATCAGTTGTCTCACTAGTCACACCGATGAGCTAATAAAGCAAATGGCACTGACCCGAATATCCCATCAAGGTGACGTCCTGCCTGCTGCAAATGTGAAGGATACCAGCTTGAAGCAGCTGTTGGCAGTAAAACATCAGTCGGTTGAACTATCGGTAAAGCTAACGGCGAATGTTCAACAAATGATACTAGTAGATGAAAACATCCAACGCCTCGTCACCCCGGAAACGTGGCAGGGACGTTCGCAGCTTCAACATACAGCAAGAAATCTAGCCACTGTTCAGTCTTATTTCCTTACACGGATGGAAGAATGTGAACGTTTGCTGATTATGGTGAAAAAGTTGCTCAACCAATCTGAAAATGCCAAGCAGAACGAACCAGAGCCGGAGAAGGAACCCGCTCAAGAACGTGCGTTTGAAGAACCGCATTCCGAAGCACAAAATTCAGCCCACGAGCCGAAGGATGAGTTTTTCATCAACACCGGAGCTGAGGGCGAAGAAGAAGCGCACGATTCCGCCGCTGCGCTGCAAGTGGAGGAAGATGAAATTTCGAAACGGTTAATGAAGAAGCAATTTAAACCTATTTTGCAACAACTGCGTGAACGGCTCGTACCGGTAGAGGAGTCGTTTAAGGAGCGCGAACGAGTTGCGCTGGAACTGAAGGGGATTAAATTGCAGGACGAGGAAGAATCTCACGGTGGGTTGAATGTAACCAGCAAGCAGGACACACTCGACACGGACGATGAATCGGACTGGGAAGAAATGGAGGCGATATCTAagagcaaaaaccaaaacaagtaCAAAGCTGATCGTGATTTTCTAGCTGGTAAGCAACAGATCTCTCTACTAGCCTCTCTTCCCAAGGGGGTGCAGATGGATGAAACCATCCTAGAATAA
- the LOC128711921 gene encoding protein spindle-F produces the protein MSIAEPNTQTASQQALQAALQTLKERCQTFQRRITVLEEENGTLRTLQVTTVPDNRAVNQTELKQLRETVAELTHQKIQMAEQISMVGTENRQLWRRLSLIVKDLGDVEGVNVGPTATMVTVNQQQRAAPPPPASSATNQTGQNLIRSRTFTKHAPNPKLRERLHRESSADEEGINLEDISLLNTCGFLESSNVDLGHDEELLRAALEANPDISRCTDGLLDIKKELGRQQTLMWDLYHQFRTEICSRCSTKSSEIESEKLMKDVMVGVAESELAPRKPPVSKGSQSREENAPTRCTDALMFDKVSMNMLQEKLRANGMKKICPMCGLLYGQDTVFEEFQTHVESHFLHDGEMDELSLDRTYEYTSQTVGDF, from the exons ATGAGTATAGCCGAACCAAATACACAGACTGCATCACAACAGGCACTCCAGGCGGCCCTACAAACCTTGAAAGAGCGATGCCAAACTTTTCAGCGACGAATTACGGTACTCGAGGAGGAAAATGGGACACTTCGAACACTGCAGGTAACCACCGTGCCCGACAACCGAGCAGTTAACCAAACCGAGCTAAAGCAACTGCGGGAAACCGTGGCCGAGCTAACACACCAAAAGATACAGATGGCGGAACAGATTTCTATGGTGGGGACAGAAAACAGACAGCTCTGGAGGCGGTTGTCTCTAATCGTCAAGGATCTCGGGGATGTGGAGGGCGTAAACGTTGGCCCCACAGCAACAATGGTCACGGTCAATCAACAGCAGAGAGCAGCACCACCGCCACCTGCATCATCCGCTACCAATCAAACAGGTCAAAATCTAATCCGATCACGCACGTTCACGAAGCACGCACCGAATCCGAAGTTGCGCGAGCGTTTGCATCGCGAAAGTTCCGCGGATGAAGAAGGTATTAATTTGGAAGATATTTCCCTGTTAAACACCTGTGGCTTCCTAGAATCGTCTAATGTAGATCTTGGACATGATGAGGAACTGCTACGTGCGGCACTCGAGGCGAACCCGGACATTAGCCGATGTACGGATGGATTGCTCGATATAAAGAAGGAACTTGGGCGACAACAGACATTGATGTGGGATCTTTATCATCAGTTTAGAACAG AAATCTGCAGTCGATGCAGTACGAAATCGTCCGAGATTGAAAGCGAAAAGCTTATGAAGGATGTTATGGTAGGAGTGGCTGAAAGCGAACTAGCGCCACGAAAACCCCCCGTCTCGAAGGGTAGCCAGTCGAGAGAGGAAAATGCGCCCACACGGTGTACGGACGCGTTAATGTTTGACAAGGTTAGCATGAATATGCTGCAGGAAAAGCTGCGTGCCAATGGGATGAAAAAGATTTGTCCTATGTGCGGGCTGCTGTACGGGCAGGACACGGTTTTTGAAGAGTTTCAAACCCACGTGGAATCTCACTTTCTGCACGACGGCGAAATGGATGAGCTTAGCCTTGACCGTACGTACGAGTACACTTCGCAAACCGTTGGCGATTTCTGA
- the LOC128706866 gene encoding GDP-fucose protein O-fucosyltransferase 2: protein MRLYNFNVTPMAQIYYSLLLVTISQIVHTSHMREICEKRDIFFEPFRCQLYELEVLDEPITYLLYDVNPSEGFNLRRDVYIRMAVFLEFLRTQQGYRRAKLVLPPWSNLVHWRSHNIDQTQLFWNHFFDLRSMKQYTDVIDMDEFFAEYERLHGPDTVVMLDEVYKMKHFENMFENGVFVDKFEEHVCPKSHDYYDGGALSYFGYANFSSEEFTCLHFQGSAMLLHKLLETYKPQRVHHVRYVLVLNAEIVLHDLWGNIDYWEVRRSMRFAGELIEVAARFRAEYLESSDQQDRTVRPARWMDERSHRNARGGDYLCAHIRRADFLYGRDKTTPTIQSAALQIRAKLLEQGLKTVFIASDCSRMEFYNLKNYLKRFRVVRFVPESYEQRFALKDGGIAIVDQIVCSHARYFIGTYESTFTYRIYEEREIIGFPKDLTFNTFCKSEKDMNCEKNTVWPIVYH from the exons ATGCGACTGTACAACTTTAATGTAACGCCAATGGCACAAA TATACTACTCCCTGCTGTTGGTGACGATCTCGCAAATTGTCCACACCAGCCACATGCGGGAAATTTGCGAAAAGAGGGACATTTTCTTCGAACCATTTCGTTGCCAGCTGTACGAGCTGGAGGTATTGGACGAACCCATCACTTACCTGTTGTACGATGTGAACCCTAGCGAAGGGTTTAACCTACGTCGCGATGTCTACATCAGGATGGCTGTGTTTCTGGAGTTCCTCCGCACACAGCAAGGATACCGTCGGGCGAAACTGGTCCTACCGCCTTGGTCCAATCTAGTGCACTGGCGAAGCCACAACATCGACCAGACGCAGTTGTTCTGGAACCACTTTTTCGACCTGCGAAGCATGAAGCAGTACACGGATGTGATCGATATGGATGAATTTTTCGCTGAGTACGAACGTTTGCACGGCCCCGACACGGTGGTGATGCTCGACGAGGTGtacaaaatgaaacactttGAAAACATGTTCGAGAACGGTGTGTTCGTGGACAAGTTCGAGGAGCACGTGTGCCCGAAAAGCCACGACTATTACGATGGCGGTGCGCTCTCGTACTTTGGGTACGCAAACTTCTCCAGCGAAGAGTTCACCTGTCTGCACTTTCAAGGCAGTGCGATGCTATTACATAAGCTGCTGGAAACATACAAACCGCAGCGGGTCCATCACGTCCGGTACGTGTTGGTGCTGAATGCGGAAATAGTCCTGCACGATCTCTGGGGCAATATCGATTACTGGGAGGTTCGCCGATCGATGCGTTTTGCGGGGGAGCTGATCGAGGTGGCGGCACGGTTTCGGGCCGAATATCTCGAATCATCCGATCAGCAGGATCGGACGGTGCGACCGGcccgatggatggatgaacgAAGTCATCGTAATGCGCGTGGCGGCGACTATCTCTGTGCCCACATACGCAGGGCAGACTTTCTGTACGGACGTgataaaacaacaccaaccatTCAGTCGGCCGCCCTACAGATCCGGGCAAAGTTGCTCGAGCAAGGCCTGAAAACGGTCTTCATCGCGTCTGACTGCTCGCGGATGGAGTTTTACAACCTGAAAAACTATCTGAAACGGTTTCGCGTGGTGCGGTTCGTGCCGGAAAGTTACGAACAGCGGTTCGCACTCAAGGACGGCGGTATTGCAATCGTGGATCAGATCGTATGCTCCCATGCGCGGTACTTTATCGGCACATACGAATCTACCTTCACCTACCGAATCTACGAGGAGCGCGAAATTATCGGTTTTCCGAAGGATCTGACCTTTAATACTTTTTGTAAGAGTGAAAAAGATATGAACTGTGAGAAAAATACGGTGTGGCCGATAGTATATCATTAG